CTGAGAGACGCTTCGCACTGATATCTAAAATAGTCACTTGAGCACCAAGACCAAGGGCGATGCGGGTAGCATGTGTACCGACGACACCACCACCGATGATGGTTACTTTTCCTTTTGGAACACCTGGTACACCACCAAGTAGAACACCAGAGCCACCAGCTTGCTTAGTAAGGAAGTGGGCTCCGATTTGAACAGCCATACGACCTGCAACCTCACTCATAGGAACGAGGAGCGGTAGTTGTCCTTGATTGTCACGAACAGTTTCATAGGCAATTCCTGTTGTTTTTGCTGCTAGCATGGCATCTGCTAATTCTGGAGCAGCGGCCATGTGCAAGTAGGTGAAGAGGAGAAGATCGTCGCGCAGATAACCATATTCAGAAGCTAGTGGTTCTTTTACTTTCACGACCAACTCGGCAGCCCAGGCTTCGGCAGCAGTAGCGACAATCTCAGCTCCTTGCTTTTGATAGTCTGCATCAGTAAATCCTGAACCGAGACCAGCATTTGTTTCGATGAGAACACGATGTCCACGGCTGACTAAACTATGGACGCCAGCAGGAGTGAGGGCAACGCGGTTTTCGTTATTTTTAATTTCTTTTGGGATTCCGATTAACATAGAGATAACCTACCTTTCAATTGACGGGATTGTTTTAGTTGTCACATTTCAGTTCATAAATCAAAAATGTGATGGTTTTATTGTATATGAAACCGCTTCAAAAATCAAGAAAAACTTGTCATCCAAATTTATTTATGCTAGACTAGTGAGAATCAAGCTCTAATGGAGGGAAAAGTATGGAATCAATATTTGTGAAATTTGTCCAGTATCCATCTATAGAAACGGAGCGTTTATTGCTCCGACCTGTAACCTTGGACGATGCAGAAGCTATGTTTGAGTATGCCTCAGACAGAGAAAATACACGCTATACTTTTCCAACAAATCAAAGCTTAGAAGAAACCAAGAACAACATCGCTCAGTTCTACTTGGCTAATCCCTTGGGACGGTGGGGAATCGAACTAAAAAGCAATGATCAGTTTATTGGAACTATTGATTTGCACAAGATTGATCCCATTCTCAAAAAAGCAGCTATTGGTTACATTATCAACCAAAAGTATTGGAATCAAGGATTGACGACAGAAGCCAATCGTGCCGTGATTGAGCTGGCTTTTGAGAAGATTGGAATGAACAAGTTGACCGCTCTTCATGACAAAGACAATCCCGCATCTGGCAAGGTCATGGAGAAATCAGGTATGCGTTTTTCCCACGAAGAACCCTATGCCAGAATGGATAATAAAGAACCAGGTCGAATCATCACAAGAGTTCATTATGTCTTGACTAAGGAAGACTATTTTGCAAATAAATAAGCAGTTGAAAAGAAATTTTCGACTGTTTTTTCTTTCTCTTGCGAATAACTTAAGAGAGGAGTAAATATGGAAGCAATTATCGAGAAAATCAAAGAGTATAAAATCATTGTCATCTGTGCTGGTTTGGGTTTGGCCTTGGGAGGATTTTTCCTACTAAAGCCATCTACACAGACACCTGTGAAAGAAACAAACTTGCAAGCTGAAGTCTCGGCCGTTTCAAAGGATTCATCTTCTGAAAAAGAAGTCAAGAAGGAAGAAAAGGAAGAGTCTGCTGAACAAGATATAATAACAGTAGATGTCAAGGGTGCTGTTAAATCGCCAGGGATTTATGATTTACCAGTTGGGAGTCGTGTTCATGATGCTGTTCAGAAGGCAGGTGGCTTGACAGAGGAAGCAGATAGTAAATCGCTCAATCTCGCTCAGAAAGTCAGTGACGAGGCTCTTGTCTATGTTCCAACTAAGGGAGAAGAAGCGGCTAGTCAGCAGGCTGCCTCTGGAACGACTCCTTCGACAAGTAAAGATAAGAAGGTCAACCTAAATAAAGCTAGTCTGGAAGAACTAAAACAGGTCAAAGGCTTGGGAGGAAAACGAGCCCAGGATATTATTGATCATCGTGAGGCAAATGGCAAATTCAAGTCGGTAGATGAATTAAAGAAAGTCTCTGGTATTGGCGCTAAGACCATAGAAAAGCTAAAAGATTATGTCACAGTGGATTAAGAATTTCCCTATCCCCCTAATCTATCTGAGTTTTCTATTGCTCTGGCTTTACTACGCCATTTTTGGAGCGTCCTATCTCGCACTGCTAGGTTTTGTTTTTTTGCTCGTCTGTCTCTTTTTCCAATTTCCTTGGAAATCGGCTGGAAAAGTTCTAGCGATTTGTGGAGTTTTTGGATTTTGGTTTCTGTTTCAAACTTGGCAACAAAGTCAAGCTAGTCAAAACCTAGTGGATTCTGTTGAAAGGGTACGGATTTTGCCTGACACTATTAAGGTCAATGGAGATAGTCTATCCTTTCGGGGCAAGGCTGAGGCTCACACCTTCCAAGTTTACTATAAACTCCAGTCCGAGGAAGAGAAAGAGCTCTTTCAGACCTTAACAGACCTTCATGAGATTGAACTAGAAGGAAAACTTTCGGAACCCGAAGGGCAGAGGAATTTTGGTGGCTTTAACTACCAAGCCTATCTGAAGACTCAAGGAATTTACCAAACTTTGACTATCAAGAGTATCCAGTCAATGAAACAGGTTAGCAGTTGGGATATAAGAGAAAATCTGTCTAGTTTACGTCGAAAGGCTGTAGTTTGGATTAAGACGCACTTTCCAGACCCTATGCGCAACTACATGACAGGTCTTCTTTTAGGACATTTGGACACGGACTTTGAGGAGATGAATGAGCTTTATTCCAGTCTTGGAATTATCCATCTATTTGCCTTGTCAGGTATGCAAGTGGGCTTCTTTATGGATGCCTTTAAGAAACTCCTCTTGCGATTGGGCTTGACCCAAGAGAAGTTGAAGTGGCTAACTTATCCCTTTTCTCTTATCTATGCAGGTCTGACAGGATTTTCAGCTTCAGTCATTCGCAGTCTCTTGCAAAAGTTACTGGCCCAACATGGTATTAAGGGTTTGGATAATTTTGCCTTGACGGTCCTTGTCCTTTTTATCATTATGCCAAACTTTTTCCTAACTGCAGGAGGAGTCTTGTCCTGCGCTTATGCTTTTATCTTGACCATGACTAGCAAAGAAGGCGATGGGATCAAGGTAGTTGCCAGAGAAAGTTTGGTCATTTCTTTGGGAATATTGCCCATTCTATCCTTCTATTTTGCAGAATTTCAGCCTTGGTCTATCCTTTTGACCTTTGTCTTTTCCTTTCTGTTTGATGTGGTTTTCTTGCCGCTTTTGTCCATCTTATTCATTCTGTCTTTTATTTACCCAGTCACTCAGTTTAACTTTGTCTTTGAGTGGTTGGAGAACATCATTCGCTTGGTATCGCAGCTGGCAAGCAGGCCTCTGGTCTTTGGTCAACCCAACGCATGGCTGTTGATTCTACTGTTAGTTTTATTAGCCTTGGTCTATGACATGAGGAAAAACATCAAAAGACTAGCAGGATTCAGTCTCTTTATTGTGGGGCTCTTTTTCCTGACCAAACACCCACTGGAAAATGAAATCACCTTGCTGGATGTAGGGCAAGGTGAAAGCATTTTTCTACGTGATATGGCTGGTAAAACCATTCTCATAGATGTGGGAGGTAAAGCAGAATCTGACAAGAAAATCCAAGCTTGGCAGGAAAAGGCGACGACCAGCAATGCCCAGCGTACCTTGATTCCCTATCTTAAAAGTCGAGGAGTAGATAAGATTGACCAGCTAATTTTGACCAATACAGACAAGGAACATGTTGGTGATTTGCTGGAGGTGACCAAGGCTTTCCATGTTGGGGAGATTTTAGTATCAAGAGGAAGTCTGACACAGAAGGAATTTGTAGCGGAACTAGAAGCAAGTCAAAACAAGGTACGTAGTGTGACAGCTGGGGAGAATTTCCCGATTTTTGGCAGTTACTTAGAAGTCCTATCTCCAAGGCAGATTGGAGATGAGGATCGTGATGGTTCTCTGGTTCTTTATGGAAAACTTTTGGATAAGCACTTTCTCTTCACAGGAAATTTGAAAGAGAAGGATCTTCTAAAGCAATACCCTGACTTAGAGGTGGATGTCCTGAAAGCAGGCCAACATGGTGCTAAAACATCATCAAATCCAACTTTCCTAGAAAAACTCAAACCAGAAATTACTCTTATTTCAGTTGGAAAGAACAATCGTGCGAAACTCCCCCATCAGGAAACCTTGACACGACTAGAAATCATCAAGAGTAAGATTTACCGAACTGACCAGCAAGGGGCTATCCGCTTTACAGGGTGGAATAGTTGGCAGATTGAAAGTGTTCGTTAGGAAGAAAAGGTGTTATATATTAGTAAAATAAACAAATAATCTGTTGCATAATAATGAGAAAAACGATATAATGAAAGCGTCTTCAGTACTAATGATACAAATGCAATGATAACCATGAAAAATCAGTAAAACCCGTTTTATTAGCTAGTTTGTTATCTGTTGGTCTTTTTCAGTCCAGTGTATCTGCTGTAACAGTCACTAAAAAATATTGGTATGATTGGAATACTATGTGGGAATATAGTACTAACTATCACAACCATCAATACATTTCTATCCCGTTATGGTCTATTCTGAGTGTAAAATTGGTTCTGGCTGGAATTACGATCGTTATGAAGTCATAAACTACTACAGCGGAAACTATTAATCGTTAAAAATTGAGAAAAATGAGGGCTGGCTATGTTAACTCTTACTCATGTTACCTTAAAAACGCGACAAGTCATCTTGC
This genomic stretch from Streptococcus sp. 1643 harbors:
- a CDS encoding DNA internalization-related competence protein ComEC/Rec2; translation: MSQWIKNFPIPLIYLSFLLLWLYYAIFGASYLALLGFVFLLVCLFFQFPWKSAGKVLAICGVFGFWFLFQTWQQSQASQNLVDSVERVRILPDTIKVNGDSLSFRGKAEAHTFQVYYKLQSEEEKELFQTLTDLHEIELEGKLSEPEGQRNFGGFNYQAYLKTQGIYQTLTIKSIQSMKQVSSWDIRENLSSLRRKAVVWIKTHFPDPMRNYMTGLLLGHLDTDFEEMNELYSSLGIIHLFALSGMQVGFFMDAFKKLLLRLGLTQEKLKWLTYPFSLIYAGLTGFSASVIRSLLQKLLAQHGIKGLDNFALTVLVLFIIMPNFFLTAGGVLSCAYAFILTMTSKEGDGIKVVARESLVISLGILPILSFYFAEFQPWSILLTFVFSFLFDVVFLPLLSILFILSFIYPVTQFNFVFEWLENIIRLVSQLASRPLVFGQPNAWLLILLLVLLALVYDMRKNIKRLAGFSLFIVGLFFLTKHPLENEITLLDVGQGESIFLRDMAGKTILIDVGGKAESDKKIQAWQEKATTSNAQRTLIPYLKSRGVDKIDQLILTNTDKEHVGDLLEVTKAFHVGEILVSRGSLTQKEFVAELEASQNKVRSVTAGENFPIFGSYLEVLSPRQIGDEDRDGSLVLYGKLLDKHFLFTGNLKEKDLLKQYPDLEVDVLKAGQHGAKTSSNPTFLEKLKPEITLISVGKNNRAKLPHQETLTRLEIIKSKIYRTDQQGAIRFTGWNSWQIESVR
- a CDS encoding GNAT family N-acetyltransferase; the protein is MESIFVKFVQYPSIETERLLLRPVTLDDAEAMFEYASDRENTRYTFPTNQSLEETKNNIAQFYLANPLGRWGIELKSNDQFIGTIDLHKIDPILKKAAIGYIINQKYWNQGLTTEANRAVIELAFEKIGMNKLTALHDKDNPASGKVMEKSGMRFSHEEPYARMDNKEPGRIITRVHYVLTKEDYFANK
- a CDS encoding helix-hairpin-helix domain-containing protein; protein product: MEAIIEKIKEYKIIVICAGLGLALGGFFLLKPSTQTPVKETNLQAEVSAVSKDSSSEKEVKKEEKEESAEQDIITVDVKGAVKSPGIYDLPVGSRVHDAVQKAGGLTEEADSKSLNLAQKVSDEALVYVPTKGEEAASQQAASGTTPSTSKDKKVNLNKASLEELKQVKGLGGKRAQDIIDHREANGKFKSVDELKKVSGIGAKTIEKLKDYVTVD
- the ald gene encoding alanine dehydrogenase; its protein translation is MLIGIPKEIKNNENRVALTPAGVHSLVSRGHRVLIETNAGLGSGFTDADYQKQGAEIVATAAEAWAAELVVKVKEPLASEYGYLRDDLLLFTYLHMAAAPELADAMLAAKTTGIAYETVRDNQGQLPLLVPMSEVAGRMAVQIGAHFLTKQAGGSGVLLGGVPGVPKGKVTIIGGGVVGTHATRIALGLGAQVTILDISAKRLSVLEEVFGNQIQTLMSNSFNIEASVRDADVVIGAVLIPGAKAPKLVTEEMVKQMRPGSVIVDVAVDQGGVIETADRVTTHDEPVYEKHGVLHYAVANIPGAVARTSTIALTNVTLPYIEALAGKGFAQAIAEDEGLRQGVTTYQGYLTSLPVAQGLDKEHTSIDELV